The nucleotide sequence ACATGATAGTACAGTAGTAACTCAACACATGATAGTACAGTAATAACTCAACACATAATAGTATAGTAGTAACTCAACACATGATAGTACAGTTGTAACTCAACACCTGATCGTACAGCAATAACTCAACACCTGATCGTACAGTAGTAAGTCAACACCTGATCGTACAGTAGTAACTAAACACCTGATCGTACAGTAGTAACTCAACACCTGATCGTACAGTAGTAACTCAACACATGATCGTACAGTAATAACTCAACACCTGATCGTACAGTAGTAACTCAACACATGATAGTACAGTAATAACTCAACACCTGATCGTACACTAGTAACTCAACACATAATATTTCTACTGATAACGTGTTACTGTTGAACTGTTTCCAAGTAATTGTTGATTACCGTTAGTTTTAGCTCATGTAaagatttactttttatattcatCATTGGTAGCTGGACTTAGTACCACGGTTTTTTATATTCTGCAATCTGTTGCACACCTAACGTTGTAAAGCGATAAAACTTTACAGGTGATGAAAACggaagataatttatatttcctggAAACCGTTATTAAGTTGGACACGAACACTTGGGCTATCAGTAAGTTCAGATCGAAACCCGGGACTAGGAGCTTCACTACGACCATGCTCTTTATCGTAACCCGGGACTAGGAGCTTCACTACGACCATGCTCTTTATTGTCATGTCTTTAACAGCAACGTTTCCGTTAGAACTTCCTCTCACTCGTGTATTGTGCAGCTTAACTTGGTCTAACGATTCTACTCCACTCTCAATATATTAGTGCTGTAACcagagaattttaaaatgttatcgaGAAAAGTAGCTTTTCAGTAAACTTCTGTTGTATTTTTCATCAGATCATCCCTTTAGATGCGTtcgtttttaaaactttgaattcCTTGTTTATTATCTTTCTGGATCGAAAGATTCATCATTGTAACAATAGCAATCATTCTGCAGAAGAAATAATTGATTCTGATTGGTTTAGAGAGTACTGGGGAAAACCAGTTTTAATTTAACCTCTTTACTGCatgaatttttctttacattaatgaAAAATCAAAGATTTTGTTGCTCGAAATTTTGTGTCTTTGGTTAACGTTTAACAACTCAATGTAGGAATATTTCATTTTGAGAAAAACCGGTTACAGGCCGGGAATTTCTGGGATAGATGCCTGGAGTTCTACAGCAATCGAGACACTTGCACACGACCAGCTGCAATATACACGTTTCTAAAACATACAAAcgaatatttgtataaaaatactgatattaatCAATGAACACCATACAATACATTAATGTTATTCTaggtactgtgtaaaacattacatagatattacactggtactgtgtaaaacagtacatagatattacactggtactgtgtaaaacattacatagatattacactggtactgtgtacaacagtacatagatattacactagtactgtgtaaaacattacatagatattacactggtactgggtaaaacattacatagatattacactggtactatgtaaaacattacatagatattacactggtactgtgtaaaacagtacatagatattacactggtactgtgtacaacagtacatagatattacactagtactgtgtaaaacattacatagatattacactggtactgggtaaaacattacatagatattacactggtactgtgtaaaacattacatagatattacactggtactatgtaaaacagtacatagatattacactggtactgtgtaaaacagtacatagatattacactggtactgtgtacaacagtacatagatattacactggtactgtgtaaaacaattacatagatattacactggtactgtgtaaaacaattacatagatattacactggtactgtgtaaaacagtacatagatattacactggtactgtgtaaaacagtacatagatattacactggtactgtgtaaaacagtacatagatattacactggtactgtgtaaaacagtacatagatattacactggtactgtgtaaaacattacatagatattacactgatactgtgtaaaacagtacatagatattacactggtactgtgtaaaacagtacatagatattacactagtactgtgtaaaacaatacatagatattacactggtactatgtaaaacagtacatagatattacactggtactgtgtacaacagtacatagatattacactggtactgtgtaaaaacaattacatagatattacactagTACTGTGTACaacagtacatagatattacactggtactgtgtacaacagtacatagatattacactggtactgtgtaaaacattacatagatattacactggtaccgtgtaaaacattacatagatattacactggtgcTGTGTACAACagttacatagatattacactggtactgtgtacaacattacatagatattacactggtactgtgtaaaaacattacatagatattacactggtactgtgtaaaacagtacatagatattacactggtactgtgtaaaacattacatagatattacactggtactgtgtaaaacattacatagatattacactggtactgtgtacaacagtacatagatattacactggtactgtgtaaaacattacatagatattacactggtactgtgtaaaacagtacatagatattacactggtactgtgtaaaacattacatagatattacactggtactgtgtacaacagtacatagatattacactggtactttGTACAACATtatatagatattacactggtactgtgtacaaCAGTACATACAGActtgtgataagtaaattaatgttataGAAATCTGTCCAATGACTTGTGAaaagtaaattaatgttataGAACTATGTCCAATGActtgtgataagtaaattaatgttttagaactATGTCCAATGActtgtgataagtaaattaatgttataGAACTATGTCCAATGACTTGTgataactaaattaatgttttagaactATGTCCAATGActtgtgataagtaaattaatgttttagaactATGTCCAATGGcttgtgataagtaaattaatgttttagaactATGTCCAATGACTTGTGATAACTAAATTAATGTTATAGAACTATGTCCAATGACTTGTgataactaaattaatgttttagaactATGTCCAATGActtgtgataagtaaattaatgttttagaactATGTCCAATGGcttgtgataagtaaattaatgttataGAACTATGTCCAATGACTTGTGATAACTAAATTAATGTTATAGAACTATGTCCAATGACTTGTgataactaaattaatgttttagaactATGTCCAATGActtgtgataagtaaattaatgttttagaactATGTCCAATGGcttgtgataagtaaattaatgttataGAACTATGTCCAATGACTTGTGATAACTAAATTAATGTTATAGAACTATGTCCAATGActtgtgataagtaaattaatgttttagaactATGTCCAATGGcttgtgataagtaaattaatgttataGAACTATGTCCAATGActtgtgataagtaaattaatgttttagaactATGTCCAATGActtgtgataagtaaattaatgttataGAACTATGTCCAATGActtgtgataagtaaattaatgttttagaactATGTCCAATGGcttgtgataagtaaattaatgttataGAACTATGTCCAATGACTTGTgataactaaattaatgttttagaactATGTCCAATGActtgtgataagtaaattaatgttttagaactATGTCCAATGGcttgtgataagtaaattaatgttttagaactATGTCCAATGActtgtgataagtaaattaatgttataGAACTATGTCCAATGActtgtgataagtaaattaatgttATGGAAATATGTCCAATGActtgtgataagtaaattaatattattgaagTATCCAATGACTCTTCTCTTCTCTGACGTCTTTTGTTGACTTTATCTACTTTGTTCGTTTCTATCTTCTATTTAGTTAATTTCAATACtagaaatcaaacaaaaattgttCTCATCTTGACAGGTTTAAAGTTTACTGTCGTTtactagttaaataattttttattttacttgatttcGTTTTGAacgtatttattttacaaatacctCTACTTACTGCAAGACAGTTTACTGGTAACACACAACTGATATTGCAATTACTGTGCGACAgtcaactgttaacacacacGTCACATGTAATTACTCCATGCCTCTCTACTGTTAACAGGTAAGCCACTAGTATCAGTCtcatgttgtgtaataaaatTACGCCTATTTTATATTACtaagagtgcataattcttcttaGATATATTTATCGGCTGATAGATAGATGATTTTGTTAATTTTGCGAGTAGTGGATTACATGATGTAACTGTACTTACATATAATGTAACTATATGATAgggaaataagtttgtttttttgagcGTGTAGTGAATTAGTTTACATTTTACACATCGCGTTCGACAtcaagttgaaataaaaaaaaaacgttatcgATAGAATAAAAAGAGAAACGACtcgtgtattaatattttgttacctATCCGAATCTTCAAACTGGAAACTTTATTCAGACTGTGAAGGTCACATGCACATGGCAGGTGTTTCGGTAGAATACCAGTACTCTACACTTAACCTGATCTCTTTCACGTCGGTACTCACATTTATATTCATGTGAATATATACCATATTCTTCATTTGGTGTTGCACATTACATACATGACGAGCAGTTCCACACGTATTTATCGCAtacattatactaacacacagttATACCGATTCCCTGCTGTCACATTAACTCAAAACTAAAGTCGGATTTTTAGTCTAGTATTTGGTAGCCTGGttgattttaacatattttacagtTGTGAAATATCTAGGACTACCTTCatcatatatgtacatatgtatatttactggTGTTTGGTATCTAGGACTACCTTCATCatgtatgtacgtatatataCTTACTGTTTTGAGGTATCTAGGAATACAtcatgtatgtacatatatatatttactggtgTGACGTATCTAAAGCTACTTCATCATGTATGGTCATATACATATTTGCTGGTGTGAGGTATCCAGGACTACCTTCAtcatgtatgtacatatatatattggcTGGTGTGACGTATCTAGGGATACCTTTATCATGTATGTAGACATAGATTTACTGGTGTAAGGTAACTGGGACTACGCtcatcatatatgtatatatatatatttactggtgTGAGGTATCTAGCAGTATCTTCGTCATGTctgtacagatatatatatatgtatatatacactgctggccaaaatcttaaggccaatgaacataaagaaaaaatatgcattttgcattgttagattcaaccacttattagcttcgaaagataaaaataaaaataaaaagctctttttttagcatttaacagggaaaatatgaacactatgaaattagtctaaatattagctggttaaaagtttaagaccatactgaaacgaagcattaatcggtaaacacgtaacgaaacttagtcatttgtgttcaagcatcagcgttgtcaacatctcccactgacatctcctgtgttacattgggtaaaaacatgacaaaggctaaaaagttgacagagtttgaacgtggcagaattgtcgagctgcaaaagcaatatctctctcaacgtgccatcactgatgagattggatgtagtaaaactgctgttgcaaattttttaaaagaccctgattGATATGGAACGAGAaattcaagtggtcggcccaagaaaagttcaccggcgttgagcaggaggattcgacgggttgtcagacaagacactagccgatcgtcgaatcagattaaggcccttacgaacgcagaatgcagctcaagaacaataagacggcatctacgatagaaaggctttaaaaaccgtaaacgtcttctaaggccacgcctccttccacaccacgaaacagctcggttaaactttgctgagaagcacccaacatgggacgtagaaaaatggacgaaggttttgttctctggtgagaaaaaattaaacctggatggtccagattgcttccaacgttactggcatgatgaggatatcccactggagacattttctacacgatacagtggaggaggttccatcatgatctggggtgttttctccttccatagaacaatggagctttaggttatacaggagcgtaaaacagcagctggctacattggcatgttggagagagcatccttattgacggAAGGCTCTCGCTTATGTGgtcaaaggactttttcatggcgaataacgtgattcttttggaccatccagcgttttcgcccgaactgaaccccattgaaaatggttggggtggatggcaaggaaggtctatagaaatggacgtcaattccaaacaatgcatgatcttcgtgaagccatcttcaccacttgaatttacattccagccagccttctgcaaaagcttatatcgaccatgccaaaacaaatgtttgaagttattcacaatgatggccgtgcaactcactactgagacctcttgttgggcatttcctaccctgtttaggagtTCTTTTtgttatggtcttaaacttttgacctagtatttaggctaatttcatagtgttcacattttccatataaaatgctaaaaaagtttttctttattttcccttttcttattttcatctttcgaagctctactcaaataagtggttgagtctaacaacgcaaaatgcatattttttctttgtgttcatttgccttaagattttggccagcagtttatatatatatacatatatagttgtGTGAGGCATCTACGACTAAATTcaacatatatgtatttacttGTGTGAGGTATCGAGGACTTCGTTCTTCacgtatgtacatatatattttctggtGTGAGGTATCTAAAGgtacttcatcatgtatgtatatatatatgtttactgcTCTGAGGTATCTAGGACAATTTCGTCATGtaagtacatgtatttatttgtacTGGTGTGATGCATCTAGGACTATCATcatcatgtatacatatatatatatatttaatgatgtgAGGTATGTTGGACTACCTTCATTATGTATGTACGTATATATTTACTAGTGTGAAATATCTAAGACTACCTTCGTCATGTATGTACATACACGTGTTTACTTTTGTGAGTTATCTGGGAGTACCTTCATCgtgtatgtacatgtatatatttacttgtgTCTAGACCAATCTTCATCATGTTCGTACAAAAGGTCATTTTGTGACAGTCGTTCCCGAAATAATTTAGCGTATTATGTCGGAGTCTATCagatattgtttgtaactttgcaTATCTGTGAATAAATTTAGATGAAATGGATATGCCTATTTTGTAGTCAGTAAtgaatttgtattgtttgtagttggtTGATATGTTTTGATTCTAGGGTTATCCATGCTCGATATGCATATTTAATTACTGAACGTATGTGTGTTTTGTACATCTTAATTATGTTCTCAGCTGAAGTTCCAATATTGTGGCCCATTACACTTCTGGCATGAATCGTGTTACTAAACTTTAGTTAGAATATTACTAATGTGTTCAGTCCATGTTAATCATAGGTTAGTCCTTGTAATATGATCTGGAAAAGTGTGgtccagttatatatatattttgtgcaggtcctttttacagttttatgatGATTACCATTTGATTTGGGGGGGGGCATTTACTGTAATAAACAGTATTCCACGGTATTATTTAATTGGGGTCTGTGTTTTTGTTGCTAATTTTAAGAGAGTAGGTAAACTTTTCTAGACTGCAACATCGTGTTGTGAAGATAAGCCTAGGTTTCAATCTAACTAATAGTGAATAAGATAGGGTTAACTTAAGGGACACTTTCTGCAAGAGTAAATTACTCAAAAAAGGCTTCCCTtacacttattttatatttactgttcgtTCAGAAACTTTGGTAAGCAATGAATAATAAATACCACAAGGTAACTCCACTTCTAACGTATGGAAGCTGATATCATAGAGCGAAATGTGTACGTGTTGATGACTGTGAGATAGATAAAACAAGACTGCTGGTATATAAATGCAATAAACTACCTATTTTAATATCCATAAGGCATGAAATATTGGTAACCTTTTTATTGTTGGATAGGATAACATACAAATTACGAGTTAAATCTCAAGTAATGTGTTACTGTTTGGAAGAACATTGTACTAATATAATAGCAAATtaacaaacaatggtttattaatataatgaagaCACTTAAAATAAGAAGATTGGCTAATGTTTTGTTGGATGTAGTATATAGAAGAGGTTTGGAAACAGCTATatgtgagatatatttatttctatttcatgtCTAAGAATGAGACATGATCACGTACATTAATTAAAGACTTGTAGTTCAAATGTTGTGTATGTTGATGTCTCTTTGTTAGAGAACAAACTCTGTAGAGAAATAAACATATCTCTCCAAACTTCATTTTGTTCGTAAATTAAATGGGTTCCCctttaaaagtaaactaaatagtattctttattatgtttataaatcattgtttgtcaattaataaacataataaaacttctCAGCTGATGTGTGCCTAGTTGAAAGTGACCAAGGTTTATCTTCTGCACCGGTGAGGAGAACAAGCTCACAATGTGATTTAGCGAAAGTAAATTCAGCAGTGGGTTAAATGATGGTTAGACCTTGTTCGGAATCCTGCCTATATTACTGACGTAGCTGGTTCACGAGTGCTTGACGTATTTGGTTGGTAGCAGTATTGGCCAATAGTTGTCTAAAATAATCCCTGaaatttcttatattatttaaaattaaagataaacgATTTTGACGAAACACgttgatattaatattttctacGCTAGCCAAGTCGAATAGCTGTAAAACTGGGGTCAAGTTGCCCTGATGCACCGCTAGCTGGACTCGGACAGTCAAGCTGGACAAAGTTCCCGTCATTCGCAAGAGATAGAAAAAGCGAAAAGAACGAAATAGAAAATTCTGTTGAAGTCGAATGTTCGAAACCATAAGATTGAAAGTTAAAATATCTCGTCCATCTGTTGTATTACACGAGAGCTGGATTTCACCAACCCTTCTAATGTTAGAGAAACCGCTAAGCTGGCCGCTATTTACAAATACAAACACAAACCGATATGAACTAAGAGAAACCGGTTCTACAGCTCTAAGACGAGCCTGCAGGTTCGCCACCAAACTGTCCAGGTATCCACTAGCATTCTTACAAAGTACCGAAATGTCTGCTTCACCTCCGGAAAGGTTACCAACAGCTGGACTTAGGAATAATATTGTAGaattatctattaataattcCACACCAGGTGACAGAACATCAAAAAAGAATTGTGCAATTTGTAATTCGACTAATGGCTTGAAAGCCAAAACAACACCTTGGATCAGAGCGTCATTAACAGGTGAAGTGATAATTGGAATGTCCAGAGACGTAAAGTTGGTCCCAAACACGAACTGAGAAACAACGTTAAGTAGTGTGAACGTGTTGTTTACGTCGTAAGAAAGTGAGAAATCCAACAGAAGAGAGGTGTCATTTGAACCCACGGATAGATCGCCAGAATAATTAAAAGGAATAGTAGAAACATTACCACTTATCTGTCCCATTCCGATGATTAAAATGTCTGAAGCAATCAGAGTGGCTCTTCCTGTTATTGTGGATGCATTCGTAAGTTGAATATCTTGTATTTGTATGGCTTGTAATCCCGTCAAGTTTAAATCGGATAACGTAGTGACAATTGGTCCAAACGTCACGTCAATGGCGAAGCTTACGTCTTCGAGAGGCACGGACTGGGGAAGATTAGCTACAGCTTTTTTGTATAGCATCTGTTATTACGTTCTCCAACTGGTCAAAAGTAGCCTGCGTAAAGGTGCCTTTATAGAAAGAAATAATCTTATAAGTAAAAGCAAACCGTCTACAGCTAAATCAACTAACTAATGTCAACAAAATCTCTGACATATGAATTGGAAATCAAAATAAATCGTACTGAAGCGTAGGATACAAACAGTTTGTTCTAACagtgtataatattttagttactaaatcatgtaacattttattgaaaataaacggTACAGAAACAGTGACGATGTACAAACTTTCTGTCAGtaacataaacttcgttaatatCCTGTTTTCTTAAACACTGACTTTGTAAATACCtttaattaaattgtaaatatggcaatttattattttcttctcatCAGGCGAACAGTCTTAAATCATAAATTTTTTAGCAATGtagcaaatatttaaaacttgtcttAAAAGTAGAATGCAAAGAAATTTATCACTGTTgttaaactacaaaacaaaacgGTCGGACTCACCTTCCGGACAACAGGCAAGAATAACGATGAAAagccataagaaaaacacttgTTTTTCCTCCCTGCTTTTGGTACCATTTTTATAACGAAGAAATCCTGAAAGTAATGgaaatacactttaaaatattcGAAGATATTACATTCAGTCGGTAACCAAATTCTTCATTACTACAGAGTACAGCCcagaaaaaaaaggttattttcaCGCTCTAGTAGTTACAAAGTTCAACAAAGAAACAGGTCTTCGTTTTTAACCTCTTGTAATTATGAGGCACAATAGTTTTAGTGAGACTTGCATCATCACAAATAACTGTAATCCGCCTACACATACATAAAGCGGTTGTTAGATAATCTTTCTTGACCACGACGTTTTGGAAGATCTGAGTTTGGTGTATCACAAAACAACAAACCCAACAATCAAAGCACTTTCGGAAGAATGTATACTCTTAATCAGGGGGTCAAACAGTAACGAATAGAAAGAGTAAAGTGTTTACTGATTATTTCGCTTCTTTTGATTTTATCACGTCCTGCTCATTTTCCACCCACcccttaaaataaaagttttacctTCCAAATTGCGAAAACTGTCAAGTGTCATGTTTTCTGCttcatttaacatttaaattatttgtagcaCAATTTACAGCTAAACAGTGTTTGGCCTCCTAAAAAAGTAGTTGTATGGGATGCCTACAAGTTCTATAAACTACTAGATTATACATAAAAATGTCTGAAGTTATTTATGACATTGTATACTCTTCAGTTTTCAGTGTGTTATATTAGTGAAGTAAgaaaaatagtgtatataatttgCATTTTTGCCATActtataatatatctttatttatatataagtacAATTATAGTTCAATGAATgaagatatttctttaaaatattaagctTCACTGAAAGTAAAGGTTCAGAATTAATAAGAAGACGCAGAGTATTCAATACAGCAATGGACTTtctgttaaatttataaataaacttttgcaCCTTAAAGTCAATTGGCTTATAGTTAAAGTAATGCGTCTAAAGATATCTTAGACAAGAgataatgtaacaaaaaattgCAAAAAGCAAGGATCACGTAAGGACAGTAATACCAAAAAACGCCGAAATAGAGTAAACGTGAAtggaaattatgaaacaaatatctCCAGTCAATCTGACTAGTATTCAgtttaaatcatttatttcaaACCTGAACTCACACAACTGACACGGATTTAGTTGGAGATAAAAgttatctttgaaaatatttagctATTTATATGTGATTTGAATCAGGTTTATTGTATATATCGCGAtcttgtttctatactttttgtcACTGTTATCCtcacatcattttatatttacaaaatgtttttttaaattattttctcaccTTTGTTCCCTTCACTGAAAGCAAATGTCTTctatgaatgtgtgtaataacatttaatgttatatttactgacttctttttttttcactcgttcacttcatacataatatatggTTTGGTTCCCTAAAGACATCGACTGTATTGTGTACAAATCATTGAATATTCTACATGTTCTAATGTTCTCCTGCTATTAActggtaattcttgtttcaccctgtgattaagctttttaaaggaacatcaAATTTCTCTAAGAAAGCCAACTTTAAGGgataaaaataatgtagtttacaCTAGATTTCTtcaactacacaagggctatctgcgttagccatcgctaattttgcagtgtaagactagagtgaaagaaactagtcatcaccacctaccgccaactcttgggttactcttttaccaaagaatagtgggattgtctgtcgcattatagtgcccccacggctgaatgggtgagcatgtttgatgtgacgggaattcgaactcgtgaccatTGGATTACAAGTCGttcaccctaaccacctggctatgcttgGCCTCTTTAACTGATAGAAAACACCACCATGCTTAGTGAAAAACTGTTGTTAAGAACTCTTTAAAATTATCTTCTGTCGTACGAAAGTCATTACGAaagcttcatttattttttggttAACCTGGAATAATGAAAAAAGGAAGATGACCACTTGGCTATTTAGCTAGTCTACAGTTCTCCACCTTAGCAGCACTTTTCTATGATACTGGAAGTCTCACAAGCTGCGAAACACTCAATAATGATAATTATGTGGTCGAGTAAGGCTATAACTGAGGTTTAGCATGATAGAGTAACAGACCAAATTAAGCAACCATTATGCCTCTTTGCCCTCTAAGCACCACTGTAATTGGTAGTAGGTTAACATCTGTGCAATGACTGTTAGCATTATTTGATTTGCAAATAAAGCAACAACGATATCACAGAACCCGTTGATGGTGATTCTTACTGttaactt is from Tachypleus tridentatus isolate NWPU-2018 chromosome 2, ASM421037v1, whole genome shotgun sequence and encodes:
- the LOC143245438 gene encoding uncharacterized protein LOC143245438; the encoded protein is MLYKKAVANLPQSVPLEDVSFAIDVTFGPIVTTLSDLNLTGLQAIQIQDIQLTNASTITGRATLIASDILIIGMGQISGNVSTIPFNYSGDLSVGSNDTSLLLDFSLSYDVNNTFTLLNVVSQFVFGTNFTSLDIPIITSPVNDALIQGVVLAFKPLVELQIAQFFFDVLSPGVELLIDNSTILFLSPAVGNLSGGEADISVLCKNASGYLDSLVANLQARLRAVEPVSLSSYRFVFVFVNSGQLSGFSNIRRVGEIQLSCNTTDGRDILTFNLMVSNIRLQQNFLFRSFRFFYLLRMTGTLSSLTVRVQLAVHQGNLTPVLQLFDLASVENININVFRQNRLSLILNNIRNFRDYFRQLLANTATNQIRQALVNQLRQ